Genomic segment of Ruegeria sp. TM1040:
CCGCGAGTTCATCCAGAAAAACGCCCTGAGTGTCGAGAACCTCGACTTCTAAAGCAGGCCTTCGGAGCGAAAGGACAGCTCGTCCGACGCTCCGATGATCAGGTGGTCATGAAGCGTGATGTCGAGTGCGCCGAGGGCGGCCCCCACCTTGCGGGTCATGCCGATATCCGCCTGAGAGGGGGTCGGATCGCCTGACGGATGATTGTGGACTAAAATCAGGGCGCTGGCGTTGAGCTCCAGCGCCCGTTTTGCAACCTCTCGCGGATAAACCGGGACGTGATCCACGGTGCCGCGAGCCTGTTCTTCATCCGCGATCAAGATGTTCTTTCGGTCGAGATAGAGCACGCGGAACTGCTCTGTCTCACGATGTGCCATTGCTGTATGGCAGTAATCCAGCAGTGCATCCCAGCTTGCGATCACCTGGCGTTGAAGGACACGCGATCGCGCCATGCGCTGCGCTGCGGCCTCAAAGATCTTGAGATCGCAGATTACAGCCTGTCCGATGCCTTGCACCTCAGCGAGCCGCTCCGGAGAGGCGGTCACAACGCGGTTGAGGTCGCCAAAACTGGCAAGAAGCTGATGCGCCAAGGGCTTCACGTCCTTGCGTGGAATGGAGCGAAAGAGGATCAGCTCCAGGAGTTCATAGTCCGGCAGGCCGATTGCCCCTGCGCTCATAAAGCGTTCGCGTAAACGGGCGCGATGATCTCTGATATAGGATGGGATCCGCCCCTGCATGATGGGCAGGAGAGGCGCCTCGTCACTGTCGCCATTCGCGCCCTCAAAGAGG
This window contains:
- the radC gene encoding RadC family protein translates to MGKSERFEEDMLPLFEGANGDSDEAPLLPIMQGRIPSYIRDHRARLRERFMSAGAIGLPDYELLELILFRSIPRKDVKPLAHQLLASFGDLNRVVTASPERLAEVQGIGQAVICDLKIFEAAAQRMARSRVLQRQVIASWDALLDYCHTAMAHRETEQFRVLYLDRKNILIADEEQARGTVDHVPVYPREVAKRALELNASALILVHNHPSGDPTPSQADIGMTRKVGAALGALDITLHDHLIIGASDELSFRSEGLL